Below is a genomic region from Raphanus sativus cultivar WK10039 chromosome 4, ASM80110v3, whole genome shotgun sequence.
GTACAATCTATGATTCGATATATGGTCTTGATCCGTATAAAATTATGCAGTAAGAAGGCTTATTTTTCATTAGATGAAATGTGATAGGACTTAAAGAAAAAGGTTAATCTTGTGCGTGCCCTTTTACTGCTTTGAGTAAGAAAGTTAAATTAAAGAAGAGTACGGAGTGGAGAGCCAGATAAAGAATAGGTAGTAGGGTCACAGGGTAGCTAGTGTCATGTAGGCTAATAGGCATAGCATGTTTATGGACCGTCCAGGCTCCTCGGCTCCGACCCTATGGTCCGTCTCTTTGTCTTTATGTCGCAGGCTTCTCTCTGCCACGTGCACTCTTTTCTCTCCTAACAGTTCTTTCTTTAGGGCACAACAACATGCCAAACTGAACAAATCTAAAGCCTTCTCTCTCACTAATTGATAGATATAATAATGTTGTTAACACTTTAGTTATTACATAATCATTGACGTATAAGTTTCCTAAAGGACCTAAACCATTTCATGATGCTTAATTAGTCACATCAATCCATCCTATATTTTAGCGAAAATGCCTACATATGAGTCGACTAGAGGCGGCGAACATAAACACAACCTACTATGCCTCTCTCATTTTTTTAATGTTGGATAAATTGTTATTTATGAATGCACCTCGTTAACCATTGGAGAATCCTAATTTcgatgggaaaaaaaaaaaaaaccattggAGAATCCTATTACTATCGTTTAACTAACACGACCATtaacttctttatttttttcttccataCGTTTACATGTCTAAATATTGGGTTAAGTTCATTAAAATCATagtatcacattttaaataaaatgacatTTGCAAAACCGTGAAACGTAAATGCGAAATGCAAACAAAAAATGCACCACTAAGGTTTTGCGTTCGCAGATGAATCtaaaattaacaattataaCAAGTAAATCAAAagttagttacaaaaaaaaaacaagtaaatcAAAAGTTAAGAGTTACAATATAGCACACATATCTTTTATGTATCAATTACACATGTACGAAGAACAGTTCTATGGTTTGATTTGTTCTTTTTAATCCCCGATCCGTGAGTTATAATATAGGTGATGGTTCAATATGTTTTATTAGTACTATATACTATCGACACCATCATCTATCTTCACAAagttataatgattttttttttcacttttaacCAAAAAGAGAAACAGAAGCTCTTCTGATTCTTTTGAGTGTCTTATTGTCTTAAAATTCGTAAGAAATGGTCTCCCATTGGGAAGCGTAGAATCTAACAagcttttgttttaaaaaaaagctTCTGTTTCCTAGTCCTACGTTCAGCCAATATGTAACAAAAAGCCAAAAGCTAAACTACAATCTCACTTAGACGATAATTAGTGTCACTAAACGAATCATCTGTGGGAGCAACTCTAGTTACTTTCCTCGTTTAGTATCTATTTGGATCAGATTAGAGATGTTACAATCAACTAACCTGGTTTAATCAAAACTGAGTCTACTAGTTTAAAGCCAACCTAATCCTAGCATAGTCGAATCTACCTAGAActtattttcgttttaatttCCGCAAAGCTAAGTCGATTTTAGGGCTTTGGATTAAACCGGTATGAACCAATTGACTAACACTTATTGAAACTATATGTAGGACATGGGTAGTAAAATAAATGTAGGGAGTGGATCATCAGCAGCAAAGTGTGTCCCCACCCGATAATAAAGAGAGAGCCCCTTAGATTTTATAACCTGAGCGGATGTAAATGTAAATACGAAGTATGAATTTATGAGTTGGGTTGCTTTTTCGTACTAGTGTTGTGATCGAGAGGACAAAATCAAAGGGATATGTACTAACAAATATCtaacaaaaaaacagagcacGGTGTTTATTGGACCACATTTGTCTGTAGAGTAGGGCCATCGACGGATATGAGTGTGTGGTTAAGAAAACAAGTACCTGGCTGGTGTCGTAAGGATATTATTGATCTTGATGTTGCGAATAATTTGTTTTGGAATTTTTAAGCTGTTTTATGATTAGGAGTGCGACATTATATCCTACAAACACATAGCTCAACCAAATTGCATGACAAAAAAAGTTGGCAAAATCGATATAGGGATCGTCTTAACAGGCTTTAGGTGTATGAACAATGCTGTTTATTTCGAGAGCCAGTAGATGATTATAAACAAGGTACAAGCAGCGATGACAGCGGAGAGGATAAGTGTGTCCCGAGAACGTCTCCTTCTAATTGAGCCTACAAATAGAGAAGACAAAGTTGCTTTAAGGATAATTTAACTAGATTAGTTGAGAATGTTGAAATAGAGAGAGATACCAAGTAAGCCACGAATCACTGGGAACTTGTCTCCGAGATTTTTCATTTTCCCTTGAACATCCGAAAACAGAGACCGTTGAGAGCCAAGAACTGCTCTTGTCGCTTGAGCTTGGCCAATAACTTCATCAATCTGCAGCCAAATTGATTATAGTATATCCTCCATCATTATATCATTTACATCACAAAGAGAGCTATTTAACAGTATATAACAGTTGAGATTGCAGAAAGTATCATCTTACATGGGATATACTTCCATGGATTGAAGCTCTCTCTCTTAACACTTGCACACCTGGTGACATACTACCAGAAGCCTGTAGAAGCGTTATATCAAAACTCTCAGCATGTTCATTCTCTAAACTAGGAAGCCTATACGATTCTTACCTTATATTCACTTATGTCATCCCTGACAGAACTCAAAAGCTCAGCATGTTCCCTCATCGAGTTTATATTCCCTTTTATCCTTCGAAACTCCTACAAATTTACACTAGAAAATACGTTACAGGCGATAAGAAAGGTCCCATAACACGCAAAACTTCATACTATTGTAGATGCATAAGTATCACTACACTAGTGTAAAGCTTATGCCTTCCACCAAAAAAAAGGGACTGCAATGATACATCTAGTACTTAATCACGGATTCACGATACGAAAAACAATGGGGTAATAATATCATGTTTCCCTTTTGTAGCACTATGTTTTGATGCATCAACTTTGCAACATACTCCCAAATCACACTGAGATTGGAATATGATCAAAATGTACACACATAACTTCATATAACTGCATAAGTATCACTACCAAACCGACATGAGTGCACAAGGTTATGCCTATGGGACTACAATGTGTTACAGTATCATGTTTCCCTATGTGGCACTATGTTTCTACACACCAACTTTGCAATATAGTAATCCAAGTCGCATTGAGATcagaaattttccaaaaaaaaccTGAGTGTATTCGTGAAGAATGTCTCTGTGCCTTGCAAGCTTTTGAGTAACAGAGGTTGTAGGTGCAGCAGAGGCAGCACATCTACTCATGGAATCATTAATGTCCAACAACTTCTCAAGCGAAGATTGAATCTCAATCTCCATCGACTTCCATGATCCTCCAGGAGATCCACCCTCAACACCATACCCTAATCACATACCACCAATTTTAACCAAACTAGACTCGTAATGCGATTCTTCAAAATCTGAAACCTAATACTATATGATCCGTTCTACATTTCAAGCATTGTGGATCAGTGAAGAGATCATAATAAGAacatgaatgaatgaatgaagcgGAGACGAAGAAGGTTAACGTTTACCGCCTTGATTGAATCTGGCGCCGAGCTTAGCGTAAGATGAGAGTTTGACGTCGAGATCGCCTTCGATTTTACGAGCTTCTCTCCGGAGCTCCTCCCAGCCAGATTCCTGCAGATCGAGGCTCGCTTCTGTCATCTCCGATCTTCGTCCAGTTTCAGATCCGATCAgatcaccttcttcttctctgtacTCTCAGATAACTAGTGAGACTCGAAAGACTCTGAGGGAAAAGGAAGGATCTGAAACCGAAGTATTCGGAAATTATGAATGTTACCATTTCACTCAAATTTTCCAGTGGGCTTGGgctttttattctctttttagTCTTTACTGATGGTTAAGTTTGTATTACTAGCCCAAATTTTATATTCACCCAGTAGTCTCattgaccttttttttttaagttacagAGCatttttgctttaattttttttttgactaaggtttttgctttaatttttttcttcttcgaaTTTCTATTGTCAGACTTAGGGCTGGGCATCATTACTCTGGTTGCTCGCCAGAAACTCGCTACTTTCTGATTGATGTTATCACTGAtgtataacttatatatatacacgaaTAGAAGTGTAGAACAAATTAAGATTCCTTAATTTTgatcatattataaaattatcttaGAAATACAAATATAGTATAATtgaagaaaaacataatttttgaacTGCTATATAATTATACGGGAGTTTCCAATCTTACTAAACAATCTTTATTCTCTGTAATTGACCAATCAATTGCGTATACAACTACCATATAATATGTGAATTAAACAGATATATTTCTTTAGAGACGAGAAGTAAACGGCACGTATGATGGAATCCAAGAGCTACCAGCAATGAAACTATCAACAGTAAATTGCAAAGCCTCTGCGGCAGAACGAATGACCCGAAAACCAGGCCATGTGACCCGACTTGAAGTAGAAGCACCCGGACCCGTATTCTGAAACTCACCGTAAAACAAAGTTGTCAAAGCGAAGTTACCGTTCCACTCAAGCCATCCACGTGGATCAATCAGACTATCAAGAGAAGTCTTCATAAAAACCGTCCTAGAATATTGTCTCCAAGGTCGACCTAAATAAGTTTTGGTAGATCCTAAAACGGGTCGGAGATCCGAAGCTGCGGTGACCCGAGAGTTGTGAATAATTATACCTGTGTTTTGATTTGGATCGGATCTTCCTTGGGCAGTGATTGTGTTGGTGCTACCAGGTGGACGTCGTGCAAAAATGTTGCAGTTTTGGAAAACAGCGGCTGCGTTTCCGAACATAAAATCTACTGTTCCGTAAACATCGCAATCACGGTAAAACTGGCGGTTGGAGTGAACGTAGAGTGTGTCTTGATAACCTTCGAAACTGCACTGATAGAAAACGGATAAATCCGATCCAGATCTTAGAGCCACCGCTTGTCCATTGTTTGCCCCCGCTGTATTTCTAAATGTTATTCCACGTGCTATAAATCCGTCCCCGACAGCAGCTGCACTTATGTAAGAAAAAAGTAGAAAGTAATTACTACTTTTAACTATAACCAGTTGAATTGTCATGTAATCTATTAGACTATCATATAATGTATGGAATGCTAGCAGAATTTAACAAATGAAAAGATAAAAATGcaaaggaaaagacaaaatcatcaattttatttttagtctaGTCAATAAATTTGCGAAGTGAGaaattgttttcaatttttattgaaataatattaaaaagcaAGCATAAACGCAAAAAAGAAAGTTATACAAATTGAATTTACAATGCGTCTAGATTATGTCATTTCATGAATTATCAATCAGATcatataatttctttatttaCTTAACGCTAATGACattgtaaaattttgttttttgaaagCAAAAAACATTGTAAAATTTTGTGTAATAATAATAGAGGATTGCGTATGCTTGTAAATACTAAATACCAACAAGAAGCAAAGACAACATCTAAAATCTTGAATCTGTATAACATAGAGGACGCGTATACTTGTTGTTCATGCACGTAAAAATTGGCAAACTAAACAGTAAAGCCTACATATatcttatgaaaataaataaaatattcagctttttgttttgttttgtctgtaACCATACGTACCGACAGTAGCTGACTTAAACGTGGTCGATCCTCCTCCAACACTTCTGCTTCCGGTAATAATCGTTCTCCCTTTACCATCACCTCTCAACATAACATTATCTTTCTGTATATCAAGATTCTCACTGTAAACGCCTTGCTTCACATATATCACAAACCTACCACTCTTAGAAGCAGCGTTGATCGCTTCTTTAATCGTCCTGAAATTACCAGACCCGTCTTTAGCCACAACCACGTTATCTCTAGGTGTTGAGCTTTGCAAAAGCTTCCGGTCACCGGGTTTGACCCACGAGGGGAACCCGTCTTTTTCGGGTGGGGTGTAGACCGTGTAGTTGAAAGGAACCTTGTTAATGGCCAGTGTATTGCATATAAGATTTGAGACGTTGTTTGACATCAAGGGAAGGACGGTATCTGTAACACCTAGCTCTATGAACCCAGCTTCACAAGTGTCGAGATTGGTTAGAGCCGTGCTGAGCCAAGTTTGCGCGTCGGTTTTGGAGTACTTCATGTTTGGGTCCATCGTCTTGTTGATTTTAGAGACGGTGAAGTCGTAGAGCTCGAGACAATCTTCCCATGCAGCTTTTTCACGTGGTTCGTAGCACTTTGGTCCTAGTGTGGATGCGTGGGATTTGGCGAGGATGGCTCGGTCTAGAGCGAGTTTCATTGAGATGTTGAGGAACTCGGACAAAGATTTTATTGGTTTTTGGTCCGAGTTGTGGGTTAGGAAATACTCGCATGGtttggggtttggagtttggctGCACCACGCTTTCACGTGTTTTGAGTTATACCCGGAAACGGTCGATGCCAAGAATATGCATAAGAACACAATTGTCAGAAGATAAACTCGAAAAGCCATTATAAGGCCAAATGTTTTGGAAAACGTGAAGTTTGTGTGTTTGAGGTGCTGGAAGATGAGATTGAATTCTTCAATTGATGTGTTTATATAGATGTGTTGGTGACTTTATgcttttatttaataaatgatgTATTTTCATTCATATATATCTGTACCAAGTACCAACCAGTGGATTGGTAATAGTCATGCCGTCATATATTCTTTAGGCTGAAATTATTTACCTTGTTTGGCCTATAATTTTTTGACGTTTATagaataataatattgtttataagtatataataatgATAACAATAAACTGTAATTTGAGCAGTtgaaagttatttaaaattaatttaagtCGGGAAAAATTAACTAATCAAtccacaatatatatattttatacgtATCATTATCAATGTGGTTTAATATTCGAATAGTTGACAATCGAATGTATATGCATTTCGAATGGGAATTTCTTAACaagttattatatttaataataataaatgtagAAAACTTGAAGAGAGAAAACGAAAAGAGAAGACGaaaataatttcttatataaaaagttatctaccaattgtttttaatttatagattttaattaatttaaaattaaattaaattaaattaaatattttacttatacGATCAACTAAGGAATTCATCCATTAGAATTAATGCtctaagaaaaataataaaaataaaataaaattatatgcaGCCAGAGACAGCGTAATAGCCATGCATCCTCAAAGGCTAATCAAGCGTGGACGTCGAGTCAACTTCGAAGTTTCACTGCTATCGTTTAACAAGTAAACGACTCATTTAGCCCAGCCATTTACACAATTGTTGAAcatcaaatcaaaaaaaaaaattgtttgataaGTATTCTAGAATATAACGGTGAAAGAAAATGTACGAAGCGataattattcaaaaaattcTGTTTAATCATATTACGTGTTCATGTTGTTTCCTGGAAagatatatacaaattaatCGGTAAGCTTCTTGTATTTTGTGTGTACATAATCACTTAGTCAGATACACCACAAGCAAGATTCATCATAAAATTTCGCtagttaaataataatattttattatgttcatactcaaacaaaagagaaaacttAGGACCAGGATTGGTTCAACTTTGTTTGTAACGATCAAGCATGCAACCAGTCGACAATATATATGGTCACAGTTTCTGCTTTCCAACgctcaaaattataaaattattttacaggTAGAAGTAGAACTAAACCACCAAATTTCCGGACTGGGGAaatcttatattatatacattatacatatatatcgaTTTAAGGTAGTATATTTCTTTGttgaaaattaaacaaatcGAGAGGACGCAATGCTCTAGCAACTCCaggtacattttttttttaatttgttgctatgtgattaaaaaaatttaaaaataaaattaattacgGATCGTCACGTGTCAGCGGGAATCGCAAACATTGTTAATGTTGGTGTTTAAATAAATAGCATAAACGCTGGTGTTTAAATAAATAGCATATAGCCTGCCCAAGAAGTAAGCCTCATGGTctaaatagaaaatatacatttaaaaaatcatGACTTACACCGCAGCCTTTAAGCGCATTTGTTGGTGATGTTGTGTTTCTAGATTCGATACGCCGTAGAAGGGATGCTTTAGGTCAAAAATTGGCTAGAACctccaaataataataaaaaatcatggTTTACACAAAACATAACTTCGTTTAATTTATTCCTTCCTGCTCacttaattgattagatttttaCAAATGAAGATtatctttggatttttttttactttgagcAAATATCTCCTGTTGTCATTTCTATCTTAGGATTTATcattttccttttgtttatCGTACTGTCAAGTATGCCGGTTGTAGTCGTCATATCGTTGAATATCACTCCGGTTGTAACCTCTTAAACTTTGAGcctctttttaataatataaacagtgttaccaaaaaaaaagatttttacaaatttctgatttgatatatatatataatccacAGAAAAATTAATTGCGcaaattacattttttgttgATGGTTTATTTGTGTTATTCAAATTACacttttacattaaaaaaattacacttTTGTAGTTTTGTTGAAAGGTTTACTTTATCATTCAAGCTCTGGATTGAAACGTTGCCGATCAAAACAAGTCTGCGTTCCACGTAACTTAGACGGGAGAAGTACAAGGTTACAAAAACTAGCAGAAACGTAGACATGTCTCGATTTATGGGTAGATTACCAACACTATCACCTGGTCGAAGTTGATTTTTAAGCACGGCCCAAAAAAGCCTTCCTTATTTTAGTGGTAACTAACTTAATTAATTTACGTGTTTTCACTTCTACATCTGACGATGAAATAACGGCATGACTTGACACCTCTGGAGTCTGGATGTTAATTAGTCTTTTCAACAACTAATTATTGAGATTTCTTCTTCAGAATAATATAAAACACAATCAATATATGTAGAGTTAGTCACCAACTTGAGTACTTTCACAAAATATGTCTTTCACAACATTAGGGCAAACCCAACGGGGGTTTAGGACAGGttctattaattttaaaaatcaaaagtatTGTAAAAAGTGAAATCAAAGAACCGATCGTTTCTATGCTACCAACcccaacaaaaaaatgttaaataccccttgtacatatattttttaattggtttacagtaattactttttttttctttattcaaaTGCAACTATGTGCAGAAACAAACTGCACAAAATGTTTTGATTGAAATGTAagaaacctattttttttttaacctgaATCGAAAGACAAAATTTATacaattacaagaggcttacggaaaatataatttataacaaGTAGAAAAGTAAAAGTTGCACAACATAAAGTGGGAAGCTTTaatacatttcttgagattcaGGGAAGACCAGAATCTCTTTCATTCAACGACCTTTACACCTGAGACATAAACTCGGCTCTGAACCACACTTCCACCAGAAAAGCCCTACTCTTGGGCTCTCTCCCTTTTCATCCACTACGAACCACACTACCCTCTTTCACTTGGAAGATCTTTGCAAGAGTAATCCAAGCCTGTGCAATATAAACCCATATAGACTTCGCTAGATTCAATAGTCTGCTCAGGCCCATTTAAAGACCCAAGATCCTAAAAAGCTCTCTCAAGTCTTACCTACCAAACCAAAAAATTCCCACTTGCTGTCTAAAATATCCGACGTGGCGCATTAGTATTGGCTAATAGAAAATGCTCATACTACTCCGTAGAGGTTTTGGGTGGGTTGGTGAAGGATGTGTGATTGATGCCCTCCTCTCCCCCTCACCAAACTCCCTGTTAATGTTCTTGTAAAAGCCGTCATTACAAGACCCCCCAAGACCCCTTGATTACTCGAACAAACAGAGTCCTGTAAAAAAATTCGATTTGCTTTCAATCTCAATGGCGCAAGCTAGCAAGATCTGCCACCAGAACCCATGTGTTATCTCCAATCTCCTCTCCAAATCAAACCAAAGCAAATCACCCTTCTCCGTCTCGCTGAAGACAACGCAGCAGCCGCCTCGAGCTTCCTCGTGGGGATTGAAGAAGAGTGTGACGTTGGTAACTCGTCCCACCGTCAAGGTAACAGCTTCCTCCGTTTCCACGGCGGAGAAAGCTTCGGAGATCGTGCTTCAACCAATCAGAGAAATCTCGGGTCTTATCAAGCTACCCGGATCCAAATCTCTCTCCAATCGGATCCTTCTTCTCGCcgctctatctgaggtaagtCTAAATATTACAAAGTCTGCATCTTTAGGCTTGAGATTGaagaaagtttcatttttaataatttaaatagggaACTACTGTAGTGGACAACTTGTTGAACAGTGATGACATCAACTACATGCTCGATGCGTTGAAGAAGCTGGGGCTTAACGTGGAACGTGACAGTGTAAACAACCGTGCTGTTGTCGAAGGATGCGGTGGAATATTCCCTGCTTCCTTGGATGCCAAGGGTGATATCGAGCTGTACCTTGGGAATGCAGGAACAGCCATGCGTCCACTCACCGCTGCTGTTACTGCTGCAGGTGGCAACGCAAGGTAAAGGTTAAAGGAGCTTTTGGCATCTTAGTTTAAGAATCGCATCTTGTGTTTGATGCTTTTTAGTTCGGTTTTGTTTCTTCCAGTTATGTTCTTGATGGGGTGCCTAGGATGAGGGAGAGACCTATAGGAGATTTGGTTGTTGGTCTTAAGCAGCTTGGTGCTGATGTTGAGTGTACTCTGGGGACTAACTGCCCTCCTGTTCGTGTCAATGCTAACGGTGGCCTTCCCGGTGGAAAGGTGAATTAGCTTTTCTTGATTCCTTGATTCCTTCCTTTGTATTGTttcttgatatgttttttttttgcaggtgaaGCTTTCTGGTTCAATCAGTAGCCAGTACTTGACTGCACTCCTCATGGCAGCTCCTTTAGCTCTCGGAGACGTGGAGATCGAGATCGTTGATAAACTGATCTCTGTTCCTTACGTTGAGATGACGTTGAAGTTGATGGAGCGTTACGGTGTTAGTGCTGAGCATAGTGATAGCTGGGATCGTTTCTTTGTCAAGGGCGGTCAGAAATACAAGTAATGAGAGTTTCTTTTTAACTTAAAAAGAATTAGATTgaagaatgaatgaatgaataaCCAAATGGTGAAACTGATTCCAGGTCGCCTGGTAAAGCTTATGTAGAAGGTGATGCTTCTAGTGCTAGCTACTTCTTGGCTGGTGCTGCCATTACTGGTGAAACTGTCACTGTTGAAGGCTGTGGAACAACTAGTCTGCAGGTAGTTTCTGATGAGATACTAAGTTTATAATGAAGAACTAGGtgttattaaaaatgaaatttgtgCAGCAACAAAACTTTTaactttaaattatattttaaaataaaatttgttaatatttttaaatcatttttatactagtattttaatataaattttggtttagttaaacataaaattaagataaaataaacaatttgaTTTAAgaatagatatgtatatatttaaaattattatgaagAATCTAAGCTCAGTTTCTTTTTTGTGGTCAATCTCAAAGGGAGATGTGAAATTCGCAGAGGTTCTTGAGAAAATGGGATGCAAAGTGTCGTGGACAGAGAACAGTGTGACTGTGACTGGACCATCCAGAGATGCTTTTGGAATGAGACACTTGCGTGCTGTTGATGTCAACATGAACAAAATGCCTGATGTAGCCATGACTCTTGCAGTTGTTGCTCTCTTTGCTGATGGTCCAACCACCATTAGAGATGGTAAGTATATTAACCCTCTTTTTAATTATGTGGTTGCTTAAACTCTACTTGGTCAAAATGTAGTGGCTAGCTGGAGAGTTAAGGAGACAGAAAGGATGATTGCCATTTGCACTGAGCTTCGAAAGGCGAGTTTCCTTTCTCTTCACGCTCTCATTCTAAGTTAATCATTGTATAACTTTTTGCGGTTTTTTTGTTGTTGCGTTCAGCTTGGAGCTACAGTGGAGGAGGGTTCAGATTACTGTGTGATCACTCCACCAGCAAAGGTGAAACCTGCGGAGATTGATACATATGATGATCATAGAATGGCAATGGCATTCTCTCTTGCGGCTTGTGCTGATGTTCCAGTCACCATCAAGGATCCTGGTTGCACAAGGAAGACTTTCCCTGACTACTTCCAAGTCCTTGAAAGTATCACAAAGCACTAAAAAAAGATCCAAATGTGACATTGTGTTTGTTTCTTCCTCTCTGTTGCCACTGTAA
It encodes:
- the LOC108854750 gene encoding 3-phosphoshikimate 1-carboxyvinyltransferase, chloroplastic; translated protein: MAQASKICHQNPCVISNLLSKSNQSKSPFSVSLKTTQQPPRASSWGLKKSVTLVTRPTVKVTASSVSTAEKASEIVLQPIREISGLIKLPGSKSLSNRILLLAALSEGTTVVDNLLNSDDINYMLDALKKLGLNVERDSVNNRAVVEGCGGIFPASLDAKGDIELYLGNAGTAMRPLTAAVTAAGGNASYVLDGVPRMRERPIGDLVVGLKQLGADVECTLGTNCPPVRVNANGGLPGGKVKLSGSISSQYLTALLMAAPLALGDVEIEIVDKLISVPYVEMTLKLMERYGVSAEHSDSWDRFFVKGGQKYKSPGKAYVEGDASSASYFLAGAAITGETVTVEGCGTTSLQGDVKFAEVLEKMGCKVSWTENSVTVTGPSRDAFGMRHLRAVDVNMNKMPDVAMTLAVVALFADGPTTIRDVASWRVKETERMIAICTELRKLGATVEEGSDYCVITPPAKVKPAEIDTYDDHRMAMAFSLAACADVPVTIKDPGCTRKTFPDYFQVLESITKH
- the LOC108849085 gene encoding Golgi SNAP receptor complex member 1-2; translation: MTEASLDLQESGWEELRREARKIEGDLDVKLSSYAKLGARFNQGGYGVEGGSPGGSWKSMEIEIQSSLEKLLDINDSMSRCAASAAPTTSVTQKLARHRDILHEYTQEFRRIKGNINSMREHAELLSSVRDDISEYKASGSMSPGVQVLRERASIHGSISHIDEVIGQAQATRAVLGSQRSLFSDVQGKMKNLGDKFPVIRGLLGSIRRRRSRDTLILSAVIAACTLFIIIYWLSK
- the LOC108851074 gene encoding probable pectinesterase/pectinesterase inhibitor 17; amino-acid sequence: MAFRVYLLTIVFLCIFLASTVSGYNSKHVKAWCSQTPNPKPCEYFLTHNSDQKPIKSLSEFLNISMKLALDRAILAKSHASTLGPKCYEPREKAAWEDCLELYDFTVSKINKTMDPNMKYSKTDAQTWLSTALTNLDTCEAGFIELGVTDTVLPLMSNNVSNLICNTLAINKVPFNYTVYTPPEKDGFPSWVKPGDRKLLQSSTPRDNVVVAKDGSGNFRTIKEAINAASKSGRFVIYVKQGVYSENLDIQKDNVMLRGDGKGRTIITGSRSVGGGSTTFKSATVAAVGDGFIARGITFRNTAGANNGQAVALRSGSDLSVFYQCSFEGYQDTLYVHSNRQFYRDCDVYGTVDFMFGNAAAVFQNCNIFARRPPGSTNTITAQGRSDPNQNTGIIIHNSRVTAASDLRPVLGSTKTYLGRPWRQYSRTVFMKTSLDSLIDPRGWLEWNGNFALTTLFYGEFQNTGPGASTSSRVTWPGFRVIRSAAEALQFTVDSFIAGSSWIPSYVPFTSRL